The following is a genomic window from SAR324 cluster bacterium.
TACAATATTACCCGTCCGCCTCCTTCCGCACTCAGGCAGGAAGCCAGATTGCCTCTCACAAAGGAGTCTATGATGTCTCAGCATCTTCGCTCTACCCTCATCGCCATTGCTGACACCGAACAGCAGGGTTTTGCTCTTAAACTACAGTTGAGACGCTTCGAAAAAGAAATTGCTGATGTAAATGAACTAGTTGCTCCTCTCGAAATGGTTTTTCAAAACCTTCAGGCAGAGAAAAGCACGTTGATCAACCAACAGCAGCAAATGGAAAATGAACTCGAAGAGCAACGCATACTCATCGAAAAACTCGAAAAGCATGTTCCGCGAATCCGGAATGAAAAAGAATTTGAAGCCAGTAAAAAGCAACTGGAATTATCCCGCAAGCATCGCTCAATGCTAGAAGAAAACTTGTTAGAAGTTGCGATCAAATTAGAAGATTTAGACCCTGAACTGACTGAGCAGGAAGCTGAATTAGAAAAAGGGAAACAGGAATCAGAAGCAGCACTAGAACAAACTGTTCTATCTCAAAAGCAAACTATCCTGGCGATACAAGAATTGTAAAATTTCTTCCAAAAATCTTTTGAAGGTGCGCCCAGGCCTATTCAGCAATTTTACAAACGTTGCCAGCAAAATGGACTACATCGTCCGATCACCCCAGTTGTGGACAAAACTTGTGGGGGGTGTAACATTCGACTTCAACCTCAATTTGTAAATGAATTTCTAGCAGAACCAGATAATTATCGAAACTGCCCTCACTGCAACCGCATTCTTTACATGCCCCTAAGTGAAGAAGAGACTGCAGTCGACGCCTGATTTCTCTCCTTTACATGAAAATCCCACTAATTCTCGTTTGTTGCCTACTACTGGCTGGATGTGAACTGAGCTACTACTGGCAAGCCACACGAGGCCATCTAGACCTGCTTCAACGTAAGCAGGAAATCCAGAGTCTGTTGCTAGATAACACAACTGATCCGGAACTCAGAAAAAAGTTTCTGCTTCTTTCCGAAGTTCGCCGCTTCGCTTCCGCTGAATTAAATCTACCATCCGGCAATGGCTACAAAAGTTACGTAGAGTTGCCAAATTCCTATGTAAGTGTCCTCGTCTCTGCTGCACCACCCTTTTTACTAAACCCAAAACAATGGTGCTATCTGATCATTGGCTGCCAAAGCTATCGTGGATATTTCGATATTGCAGATGCTGAACAACTAGCAAATGAGTTGAGAGAGAATGGTTTTGACGTATCTCTTTCTTACGCAAGTGCTTATTCCACATTGGGTTACCTGAATCAGAGCTGGTTACCCGATTATTTTTCAGATCCAGTACTTAGTACTTTCCTCCAGCGTTCCGACAGGGAGCTAATCGCAACCCTCATACACGAGATGGCACATCAG
Proteins encoded in this region:
- a CDS encoding aminopeptidase, which gives rise to MKIPLILVCCLLLAGCELSYYWQATRGHLDLLQRKQEIQSLLLDNTTDPELRKKFLLLSEVRRFASAELNLPSGNGYKSYVELPNSYVSVLVSAAPPFLLNPKQWCYLIIGCQSYRGYFDIADAEQLANELRENGFDVSLSYASAYSTLGYLNQSWLPDYFSDPVLSTFLQRSDRELIATLIHEMAHQVVYVAGDTSFNESYATFVEQEGTLQYLRASNLEDEMEQIRQNYEDRLLFRSWIDETVKDLNDLYRSSLDEDKKRLQKQLIFEQLKQRYQQNSSQFQFLNYSRWFAQDLNNSHLLGVKRYHNFVPAFEELFKSEERNWEDFHAKVGKLAQLPKEGRDKSLNQLILSKVN